The Anastrepha obliqua isolate idAnaObli1 chromosome 5, idAnaObli1_1.0, whole genome shotgun sequence DNA window TTTGAGATCAGATCACAAGTCGTTGGCGACCTATTCGCCTAATTGATTTTTCAACCACTTTCGGGCAAATATAAAGTCCGGACCATCATTGTCGCAAGTGTTAGGAAAAGTCATAACCAACAAGTGGACGAAAATTGCTAAATTGTTTAAAAGAATTCTTGCCCTGctggttttctttgtttttttttttttacaaataccaTAGTTTCGGAAGAAAGCTGTTGCTAAAACAAATGGCAGCCTCTTCTGTGTAATATTCAGTTGTAGTCATGCACCAGAACGTCCTTTCAGTTTAAAGTGGGTTTTTAAATCAGGCGCCACAATTCgacattcaaagaaaatgttcgaatcttactttaaaatttctcaaacaatatatttattgactcatatttaataattttaactgCTATGGGACGGTTTCTGAGGAGTCacaatttcattaaaagaaGTAACAGAAAAATTCAGTTCAATTCAAATGAAAGCGGAgggaactaaaaagaaaaaggaaaaacagtGGAAAAATTGCTGTCAACCGCTTTAACtataaaaatcagtaaaaacaacaggaatctttttttttttattgcaacgaAGGTGAAacgttgaagtaccactctggcactctccAGGTAGCACTCAAGCGCCGTTTTGGTTTGCAAAGAAGAAAGAACACATTTCAAAACAAACACTACGGAACATTTTTCGGACCACTTTTCTGGCACATTTTTGCTTCAGCTGAAATTTTTTACGGGTTCTATATCGAAGAAAAGAAGTGCgtacaccaacaacaatagcagcgTGACATATTGCAGAGTTAATTGAATTTGTAAGCGAATTGTTGACGTGTCTTCgatgattttttaacaaaatatatgggtaatttttttccaaactcaGAAAAACGCGTTTCGTAAGAAAAGCAATGACTGTGAATAATTAGAAATCACTTTAGTTAAATACTCGCGAATTAAAACGATGAattgctaataaaaaataaactgcatTGAATATTtggaagtaaaaaattaaaataatgaaaatcagCGCAAACCAGAAAAATATGATTTCCTTATATCCaagcgtgtatgtgtgtatgtgtatgctaaTATAAAGAGGAAGTTTTGTTTTGTCTGTGTTgagtttataaaaataagtttatttaaaaaacctgTCTAAGTACCGTTGGGTAAATgtcaatgtacatatgtatgcatacaagcCGTTAATGagtattttttcacatattcgATGCTATAAGCCCCCAAGTGCATATGTTTATTCTCGTAatgggatatatgtatatatgtatacttacttgaatatgtatgcatcaaaatcaaaattatacaaaaagtgTACGAAAATTTAAGTATCACAGAAACGAAGGCATAGATGCGAAATCTATTCGTAGAAgaagaaatgaataaaatgattGTGCAAAACTAAGAGATTACTtggatttatttattcatacgaTTTCAGGTTAAAATATTACAAGATCGTATAAACCGTTCCCACCATATAAGCCTATacacaaatttacatacatatattaaaggtAATTAATAGATATTTGACTCACACATTCGCCTATTGGCAGCTATCCGATCGAACCCAAGGCGACTTAGATCGATACTTTTAAAGCGGCCGTCTAGTATCAACTCTGAAATGGCTCGCCCCACTGCCGGCGATTGTTGAATGCCATGCCCACTAAAACCAGTCGCAATGTAGAGATTTTTATAGTATGTGTGTGGACCAACTATCCCGTTTTCGTCGAAGGTATTGTATTCGTAGTATCCAGCCCAACTTCCACAAACTTTGATCGATTCGAATGCACTACACCGCTTTGCCAAGGTTGGCCATATATCCGTTTCGAAAAATTCATGATCAACGTCCAAACTGTTTGTTGGCGGCTCGAATTGTTGGTTGGACGGGCTGCGTCCTGTAATATAATTACTGCCCATGCCATCTCTTCTGAAATATGTACCATCGAGGTCGATGGTGAGTGGTGTGCCCGGTCCGGGTGCGTTGTCGCCCTGTGTGGTAAAAACATAAACGAACCGCTTACGTGGCTCAACAGGCAGCGGTATCGATAAATCACCGGCTCCAGTGCCAATATTTGCTTGCCGAGCTATTTCACCGGAACGAGCACCCGCAGCCAAAACGCAGATGTCGAAATCAACAGTGCAAATATCATTGTTCTTGGCTCGCACTTTTACCGAGTTGAGTTTATCTGAGCCGTTTGGTATATCAAAATTGAGCACTTCGCCGTGAAGAAAACCAGCACCATAATCTTTAGCGCGATTCCGAAAGCCTCCTAAAAGAGCCCACGGATCAAACCAGCCCTCTTTTTCGATTCCATGGCATCCTAAAACGTAAATTGTgagcaaaatatttgataaagaaaatgttttaagtgattgaaagtaattttatgaaaatatgtaccCAAAGCAACGTCATCAGCGTTAATCCAGGGAAATTTCTTCGTTAATTGAGATGCTGTTAAAAGTTCATTGCGAGCCCCTAACTCATTTTGTAACTCGGAGTTTTGCCGCAAAATGTCAGCACACTGCTCTGAGGCCAGCACCAAGTAACCGTGTGGGCGAAAACACAAATCCACATCACCGAAATATTTAGCCGAATTTTCTATGAATTCGGCGCCATAAATGGACATTTGAATATTCTCAGATAGGGAAAATTGCTGGCGTACTCCACCGACTGATAACACCGTGGAAGCTTCCTTGTACTAAAATTGTTGGATGATAAATATTCTTATTcgcttattgaaaatatttgtttattggtattggtattgttTTAAAGAAGTTCTACTCACCGTGGGGTCCCGCTCAAGCACAATCACACTGAGATCTTTATTGCCTCGTTTTTTCAACCAAAATGCAGTTGACGCACCTACAGCTCCTCCCCCAATAACTACCACATTGCATTTCCTATGGGTCTGTACACTCATTGATCGCTTCCCACAAAAGTCTTGTCTACTTTTATAGGCCGTGCTGAACTTTGAAAGCGAACAGCACACGTCCGTTCTGAAGCCAAATCGCAGGTTGATGCCTAAAATGTGCGCGCACTTCGACATCATTGAAACATCTACAATATTTGTGAAGTTTTGCTGATACATATACTTAACATAAGTCGCAAATTGTGGGACGCCAGATAAGGAAGCGGGCTGATTTAATTAAGAAAAGCTGTTGATATCTTCTAAGATTTACgcgtgtatatgcatacatacttatgtaagtatgtacatacaaagaaCAAACTTTTGTAAGTGTGATAATACACAAAATATGAAGTGATACTATTCTGCATTTACTTCTAATCTTCAACAATATATTCATACAGGGTGGGAGAAATAAGACCTACCAAAAGCGTAAACCTTTTgtaagttttgtttgttttaataaattttttcttatattaaataaatttatgaaaatttaggcCCTACGTaagcctccgaacggcagctgGTTTTATATAAAGAGTTTTTCCGTGGCAGAAATCCACTGAGAGGTTTGCCGttacctaccgaggggcgatagctatcagaaaaaacattatctatcatttggtgttgcaTGCCCACAATGTTTCGCGAACGAGGGCTCTACTGATAGTCACGAACAAGCCCATTGGACCACAGCAGCTTTATTCAATTATATGTAACCTGAAaaggttaaaaataaattacataagaaaataaaaaagttatccgTGCTCAACATTGGATGTATGTATTTTCGCCCACTCTGTATATTCGTACAGTTACCACTCTGTAAACAGAAGTACCCGGTAGAGAAATTTATTGGTTAGATGCAACGAATTAACTGGATCCATAGTTCGgaactaatataatttaaataaacttaacattcaaaaatttaacGAAGTGTGatgttacaaatttttcaattataatagTGCATAAATATTAACTTGCTAGTGTATTGAGTAGAGAGACATTATTCTTAGGATATGCCAACCGGCTCTTGCGTATGTTaatccattttatatatgtatgtgtaagtaggCAAACGCTACGGCTAAACTATATTTCCacgatataaataaaaataataatcaattttcaaattagttTAATACAAAGCGGAAAAATCAATTCGAAAATGACACCCCAATGCCaattcatgtacatatgtacatatatgcgtcTATGCTTCCTAAATGTGTGCTTTAATACTGATACTGAATTATAGAAGTGTTTTAAGCAGCGGTTtaataataatacgttcacatatacataagtagattatctactatttcgtgcttaactcccaatccgtaattaaaaagcgagatttcccttacaaaatttctctcccaaaatcagggtta harbors:
- the LOC129247202 gene encoding FAD-dependent oxidoreductase domain-containing protein 1; the encoded protein is MYQQNFTNIVDVSMMSKCAHILGINLRFGFRTDVCCSLSKFSTAYKSRQDFCGKRSMSVQTHRKCNVVVIGGGAVGASTAFWLKKRGNKDLSVIVLERDPTYKEASTVLSVGGVRQQFSLSENIQMSIYGAEFIENSAKYFGDVDLCFRPHGYLVLASEQCADILRQNSELQNELGARNELLTASQLTKKFPWINADDVALGCHGIEKEGWFDPWALLGGFRNRAKDYGAGFLHGEVLNFDIPNGSDKLNSVKVRAKNNDICTVDFDICVLAAGARSGEIARQANIGTGAGDLSIPLPVEPRKRFVYVFTTQGDNAPGPGTPLTIDLDGTYFRRDGMGSNYITGRSPSNQQFEPPTNSLDVDHEFFETDIWPTLAKRCSAFESIKVCGSWAGYYEYNTFDENGIVGPHTYYKNLYIATGFSGHGIQQSPAVGRAISELILDGRFKSIDLSRLGFDRIAANRRMCESNIY